Proteins encoded in a region of the Wolbachia endosymbiont (group A) of Anomoia purmunda genome:
- a CDS encoding 5-(carboxyamino)imidazole ribonucleotide synthase, giving the protein MNEPNVLSKKVIGIIGGGQLGKMTTIAATKLGQKTHVFASAKDDPACSVADDFTIADFSNKKALESFAQSVDLITIESENIPCSAIDIDVNFYPGKKALHISQNRLREKDFIKNLGVKTANYKSIQNYNELLKSSGTFGYPIRLKTTEMGYDGKGQYVLENDSEVKQFASFDWNTEYILEASVDLLKEVSIVVARDKNGKVAFFPIAENYHVDGILDTSTVPAKIDSKLTQEVQQTAKKIANALDVIGILAIEFFVTKDNELLVNELAPRPHNSCHWSLDACNVSQFEQLVRIICGLPMQEVVLRFPCMTKNIIGNDIYDSHKYLSNEKASLTIYGKKEVRDKRKMGHVNIDLS; this is encoded by the coding sequence ATGAACGAACCAAATGTGCTTAGCAAAAAAGTAATAGGAATAATAGGTGGTGGACAATTAGGTAAAATGACTACTATCGCTGCAACAAAACTTGGACAAAAAACACATGTTTTTGCCAGTGCTAAAGACGATCCGGCTTGCTCTGTTGCTGATGATTTCACAATAGCAGATTTCTCTAATAAGAAAGCGCTTGAATCTTTTGCACAGAGTGTGGATTTAATTACTATTGAGTCTGAAAATATTCCATGTAGCGCAATTGATATCGATGTAAATTTTTATCCGGGTAAAAAAGCGTTACACATTTCGCAAAACAGATTGAGAGAAAAGGATTTTATTAAAAACTTGGGTGTAAAAACTGCTAACTATAAGAGTATACAAAATTATAATGAGCTACTGAAAAGCAGTGGAACTTTTGGCTATCCAATAAGGCTGAAAACAACAGAAATGGGTTACGATGGAAAAGGACAATATGTGCTTGAGAATGATTCTGAAGTGAAACAATTTGCTTCCTTTGATTGGAATACAGAGTACATTCTTGAAGCAAGTGTTGATTTACTGAAAGAGGTTTCAATAGTCGTTGCAAGAGATAAAAACGGTAAAGTAGCTTTTTTTCCTATAGCAGAAAATTACCACGTTGATGGAATACTTGATACTTCAACAGTGCCAGCTAAAATAGATAGCAAATTAACTCAAGAAGTACAACAAACTGCAAAGAAAATAGCAAATGCGCTTGATGTAATAGGAATTCTGGCTATTGAATTTTTTGTTACTAAAGATAACGAATTGTTAGTTAACGAACTAGCTCCAAGACCTCACAATTCTTGCCACTGGAGCTTGGATGCATGTAACGTTAGTCAATTTGAACAGCTAGTTAGGATAATATGCGGGCTACCTATGCAGGAAGTAGTATTACGCTTTCCTTGTATGACGAAAAATATAATAGGTAATGATATATATGATTCTCATAAGTATTTGAGCAACGAAAAAGCTAGTTTAACCATATATGGGAAAAAAGAGGTTAGGGATAAGCGTAAAATGGGACATGTCAATATAGATTTAAGTTAA
- a CDS encoding c-type cytochrome, producing the protein MELNKIAASILLSGLIIMIVSNVVDMLYSPEEYKIEHQTIVAAGSNESQQKIEQVALDIGALMQNASFEKGKSAAKKCIACHSFEKGGMNKVGPNLWNVVGNKKAHLGNSFNYSKAVLERGGKWEYEELFAFLKNPKAYIKGTRMAFAGISNPQEIADLVSYLRQLSDSPVALPK; encoded by the coding sequence ATGGAGCTTAATAAGATTGCAGCATCGATTTTACTTTCTGGGCTAATCATTATGATAGTTAGTAATGTAGTTGATATGCTTTACAGTCCGGAGGAATACAAGATTGAACACCAAACGATAGTAGCTGCTGGCAGCAATGAGTCCCAGCAAAAAATCGAGCAAGTGGCGCTTGATATTGGAGCGCTCATGCAGAATGCTAGCTTTGAGAAAGGTAAATCAGCAGCGAAAAAATGTATAGCTTGCCATAGCTTTGAGAAAGGTGGAATGAATAAAGTAGGACCAAATTTATGGAACGTAGTTGGAAACAAAAAGGCTCATCTTGGCAACTCATTCAATTACTCAAAAGCAGTGCTTGAAAGAGGTGGAAAATGGGAGTATGAGGAGCTATTTGCCTTTTTAAAGAACCCAAAAGCCTATATAAAAGGTACACGTATGGCATTTGCAGGTATTTCCAATCCACAAGAAATTGCAGACCTAGTTAGTTATTTGCGTCAATTGAGTGATAGCCCAGTTGCTTTGCCAAAGTAG
- a CDS encoding ABC transporter ATP-binding protein, which yields MGGNVALELTSVDKSFKDNSAVVKDINLSVTRGQVVALIGNSGAGKTTILQIAGLLDKPTSGIVTIDGINCTQASNKHKTHVRRNFLSFVYQFHYLLQELSVLENIMLPQLIAGKSKAEAKKNSQAMLEKFGLENKASSMVSEVSGGERQRVAIARSIVNSPKLLLADEPTGNLDPTNSFNVFLLLHSYVKENNSSMLIVTHNHLLAEKADCIFQLRDRSLVKL from the coding sequence ATGGGTGGTAATGTAGCACTAGAACTAACTTCTGTAGATAAAAGCTTCAAGGACAATTCTGCTGTTGTAAAGGATATCAACTTAAGTGTTACAAGAGGGCAAGTAGTAGCGCTGATTGGCAATTCAGGTGCAGGGAAAACAACTATATTGCAAATCGCAGGCTTATTGGATAAGCCAACTTCAGGTATAGTTACGATAGATGGAATAAATTGCACACAAGCAAGTAATAAGCATAAAACCCATGTAAGAAGAAATTTTCTTAGTTTTGTTTATCAATTTCACTATTTGTTACAAGAGTTATCGGTGTTGGAAAATATTATGCTTCCTCAACTCATTGCAGGAAAAAGCAAAGCTGAAGCAAAAAAAAATTCGCAAGCAATGTTGGAAAAATTTGGTCTGGAAAACAAAGCAAGTAGCATGGTATCTGAAGTTTCGGGTGGGGAAAGGCAGAGAGTTGCAATTGCAAGAAGCATTGTAAATTCTCCAAAGCTTTTACTTGCAGATGAGCCAACAGGAAACTTAGATCCAACAAACTCTTTTAACGTGTTTTTACTGCTACATTCATACGTAAAGGAAAATAACAGCTCTATGCTTATAGTAACACACAATCATCTCCTTGCAGAAAAGGCAGACTGCATTTTCCAATTGAGAGATCGATCATTAGTGAAGTTGTGA
- the apaG gene encoding Co2+/Mg2+ efflux protein ApaG gives MVLEYTLTTNYVEVTVLPIYIEEQSIPYENCYVWMYNVKIKNKSQSTIQLLSRHWQIIDYKGKVNEIAGVGVIGEQPVIKSGEVFKYTSGTYLNAPSGIMQGKYEFLNEESIKVFEVMIPPFSLDSPYIKTRPH, from the coding sequence ATGGTTCTAGAATACACACTGACTACCAACTATGTTGAAGTTACAGTTTTACCAATTTACATTGAAGAGCAATCCATTCCTTATGAAAATTGCTATGTATGGATGTATAACGTTAAGATAAAAAACAAAAGCCAATCAACTATTCAATTGTTAAGTCGTCATTGGCAAATAATAGATTATAAGGGCAAAGTCAATGAAATTGCCGGAGTTGGTGTTATCGGAGAACAACCTGTGATAAAATCTGGAGAGGTATTTAAATACACAAGTGGAACATACTTAAATGCACCTTCAGGAATAATGCAGGGTAAGTATGAATTTCTGAATGAAGAAAGCATAAAAGTTTTTGAAGTTATGATACCACCATTTTCTTTGGATAGTCCATACATCAAAACTAGACCCCATTAA
- a CDS encoding aspartate-semialdehyde dehydrogenase, with protein sequence MGYKIAVIGATGRVGREVLSTLAEFQDEAIDCVIALASKKSEGKKVSFVDKELTVLYLEDYDFVGTNVAIFCAGYHVSEKYVPIATRAGCIVIDNSSHFRMKEGVPLIIPEINKEKIMEYKNHNIISNPNCTTIQMLLVLHLLHQKAKIKRIVASTYQSTSGAGKAAMDELYDQTKKIFMNEAKKPKIFSKQIAFNCIPHVGEFMENGSTEEEWKMQEETKKILEEDIKVTATCVRVPVFIGHAMAVNVEFDQHITEEQAREVLSEAEDSGVLVYNRREDSEYITQIDVVQENAVYVSRIRRDNTVEHGLNMWIVADNLRKGAALNIVQILEVLIREHLSIKCI encoded by the coding sequence ATGGGATACAAAATTGCTGTTATTGGAGCAACCGGAAGAGTAGGGCGTGAGGTATTAAGCACGCTTGCTGAATTTCAAGATGAGGCAATAGATTGCGTTATTGCACTTGCATCGAAGAAATCAGAAGGGAAGAAGGTGAGTTTTGTTGACAAAGAGTTAACAGTTTTATACCTTGAGGATTATGACTTCGTTGGAACTAATGTAGCCATTTTCTGTGCTGGATATCATGTTTCTGAAAAGTATGTACCAATTGCAACACGGGCTGGATGCATCGTGATAGATAACAGTTCCCATTTTAGAATGAAAGAGGGTGTGCCACTCATTATTCCAGAGATTAATAAAGAAAAAATTATGGAATATAAAAACCACAACATAATATCCAATCCAAACTGTACTACAATACAGATGCTGCTAGTACTACATCTATTACACCAGAAAGCAAAAATAAAGAGAATCGTTGCTTCAACTTATCAATCAACTTCTGGTGCAGGCAAAGCAGCAATGGATGAGCTCTATGACCAGACAAAAAAAATCTTTATGAACGAAGCTAAAAAACCCAAGATATTCTCTAAGCAAATAGCATTCAATTGCATTCCCCATGTAGGAGAATTCATGGAAAATGGTTCTACAGAAGAGGAATGGAAAATGCAAGAGGAGACAAAAAAAATTTTAGAGGAAGATATAAAAGTTACTGCAACTTGTGTAAGGGTACCCGTCTTTATCGGTCACGCTATGGCAGTAAATGTGGAATTTGATCAACATATCACTGAAGAACAAGCTCGTGAAGTGCTAAGTGAAGCCGAAGATAGTGGAGTTTTAGTGTACAACAGGCGTGAAGACAGTGAATACATAACTCAAATTGATGTTGTACAGGAGAATGCTGTATATGTATCGCGTATTAGAAGAGACAATACTGTTGAGCACGGATTAAATATGTGGATAGTGGCTGACAACCTGCGCAAAGGCGCAGCATTAAATATAGTGCAGATTCTTGAGGTTTTGATAAGAGAGCATTTGTCAATCAAGTGCATATAG
- a CDS encoding ABC transporter permease: MFLRVFKNIFLFLVSILFVCPILSLISILFTESANSEWVISTLFPEYILNTLILMVGVGGISFIFGVIPAWLTTFFSFPGSKIFEIALFFPISIPGYIVAFVYVNTLEFSGPVQSSLRDILEWNKGDYWFPEIKSLGGGILVMGFSLYPYVYMLVRSSLKNVSNSVTIASTLGFSSLKSLFSVIIPSIRPSIIAGLSLVLMEVITDFGTPQFLAIDTFTTGIYRTWFLLHDKYSTTVLAVAELIFVATLIAIEKKLQKKGISYSSINTNSDYHNKRSISGTIPLIFAYLMCVLPILIGFILPMIPLIYWSIEKGFFIYEARFYNIIANSVSLSFITALISISIAIIIGYTARQNKVINNVARLISLGYGIPNAIIAISIIIFLSRISSFITQYIVEISLVGTIGALIYSYLFRFFAISFKAVESGLKKTPNEIEWTAYTMGHGPISTCLNVHIPLIKKSILSGFLLVFMDTIKELTATLIIRPFNFETISTRIYELVSDERYREAAPFSLIIVIIGLISTIILFTLDDKDKK, encoded by the coding sequence ATGTTTTTGAGAGTATTTAAAAATATATTCTTATTTTTAGTAAGTATATTATTCGTCTGTCCAATATTATCACTAATATCAATTCTATTTACAGAATCAGCGAATTCTGAATGGGTAATTAGTACACTTTTTCCTGAATATATACTGAATACGTTAATTTTGATGGTAGGAGTAGGGGGAATATCTTTCATATTTGGAGTAATTCCAGCTTGGCTCACCACATTTTTTTCATTTCCTGGAAGTAAAATTTTTGAGATTGCTTTGTTCTTTCCGATATCGATTCCTGGATATATAGTAGCGTTCGTCTATGTAAATACACTAGAGTTTTCAGGTCCGGTGCAGAGCTCATTAAGAGACATTTTAGAGTGGAACAAAGGTGATTATTGGTTTCCTGAAATAAAATCTCTAGGTGGTGGAATATTAGTAATGGGATTTAGTCTATATCCATACGTTTATATGTTAGTCCGCTCAAGTCTAAAGAATGTTAGTAACTCAGTCACTATTGCATCAACGCTTGGGTTCTCCTCATTGAAGAGCCTGTTTTCTGTCATCATACCCTCCATACGTCCATCAATTATAGCAGGGTTGTCCTTGGTACTAATGGAGGTAATTACGGATTTTGGCACACCACAGTTTCTTGCTATTGATACTTTCACGACAGGAATATATCGCACCTGGTTTTTACTGCATGACAAATATTCAACTACTGTTTTAGCAGTTGCAGAATTGATTTTCGTTGCAACACTAATAGCTATCGAAAAAAAACTACAAAAAAAAGGAATATCTTACTCTTCAATCAATACCAATTCAGATTATCACAACAAACGGAGTATAAGTGGCACTATACCATTGATCTTTGCTTATCTTATGTGTGTATTGCCGATATTAATAGGTTTTATTTTGCCAATGATTCCGCTCATATATTGGAGCATAGAGAAGGGGTTTTTCATATACGAAGCAAGGTTCTATAACATAATAGCAAATAGCGTTAGTTTATCATTCATCACTGCACTAATCTCAATTAGCATTGCAATAATTATTGGATATACGGCGCGTCAAAATAAGGTAATCAATAATGTAGCACGTCTCATTTCTTTAGGCTACGGAATTCCAAATGCAATTATCGCAATTAGCATAATAATATTTTTAAGCAGAATATCCTCTTTCATTACTCAATATATTGTGGAAATTAGCTTGGTAGGAACTATTGGCGCATTAATTTACTCATATTTATTTCGTTTTTTTGCTATATCTTTCAAGGCGGTAGAGTCAGGGCTCAAAAAAACACCAAATGAAATTGAGTGGACTGCATATACTATGGGTCATGGGCCTATTTCCACATGTTTGAATGTTCATATCCCTCTCATCAAGAAGAGTATATTATCGGGATTTTTGCTCGTATTTATGGATACTATCAAAGAGCTCACAGCAACACTTATTATAAGACCATTTAATTTTGAAACTATATCAACTAGAATATATGAACTTGTAAGCGATGAGCGCTATAGAGAAGCTGCCCCATTTTCGTTAATAATAGTTATAATAGGCTTAATCTCTACAATAATCTTATTTACACTTGATGATAAGGATAAAAAATAA
- a CDS encoding alpha/beta hydrolase, whose product MVEVFLNNATRKIEGEYHQSKDTKAPVVLVLHHHHQYGGNMDSKIVHSTYTSFIDNNFSALKINFRGVGKSTGTFDKGIGELTDAAVAIDWLQEHNPSNVPIWIAGFSFGAWVAMQLTMRRPEIVGFIALSLPVTKYDFSFLSPCPVSGLIIQSSNDTISEESDVTELAKRLINSVRSDHMKYHIIDDTNHFLKDKEEEVTQIVDNYIKLRLNSATISSQKVKKEVRVKEYA is encoded by the coding sequence ATGGTTGAAGTTTTTTTGAATAATGCAACAAGAAAGATAGAAGGTGAATACCACCAAAGCAAAGATACCAAAGCGCCGGTTGTGCTGGTTTTACATCATCATCATCAATATGGTGGTAATATGGATAGTAAAATTGTACATAGTACATATACGTCTTTTATCGATAACAATTTTTCTGCATTGAAGATTAACTTTCGTGGTGTGGGAAAATCTACCGGAACTTTTGATAAGGGTATAGGAGAATTAACTGACGCTGCGGTAGCCATTGATTGGCTTCAGGAACATAATCCTAGCAATGTTCCAATTTGGATCGCTGGTTTTTCTTTTGGAGCATGGGTGGCTATGCAGCTAACAATGCGCCGCCCTGAGATAGTGGGTTTTATTGCTCTTTCTCTTCCGGTAACTAAGTACGATTTTTCTTTTCTTTCTCCCTGTCCAGTTTCTGGGCTTATAATACAAAGCAGTAATGATACAATCTCAGAAGAAAGCGATGTAACAGAATTAGCAAAAAGGTTGATAAATTCAGTAAGAAGTGATCACATGAAATACCATATAATAGATGATACTAATCACTTTCTAAAGGATAAAGAAGAGGAAGTGACTCAAATCGTGGACAATTATATAAAACTGCGCTTGAATAGTGCAACTATTTCTTCTCAAAAGGTCAAAAAAGAGGTAAGGGTAAAAGAATATGCCTAA
- a CDS encoding rhodanese-related sulfurtransferase, with product MSFVIATFYHFVELSNYYDMKDEIKTACDNVELKGTILLAEEGINATVSGERNAIDEIFDFLRSDYRLRNLTWKESAAECQPFSKMKVKLKREIVNLGVSNLDISLRGKYVDPEHWDDFTSQPDVLVIDTRNEYEVKLGKFKNAINPHTQCFREFPQWTESFSESKDLKVAMYCTGGIRCEKSTAYMKSLGFSDVYHLKGGILSYLEKTHNKNGNWEGECFVFDDRIAVDNSLTPSNTIKCIFCSNQVSTDKLKSVPRGQVVCFNCKL from the coding sequence ATGAGCTTCGTCATTGCAACTTTCTATCACTTTGTAGAACTCTCTAATTATTATGACATGAAAGACGAAATAAAAACTGCATGCGACAACGTTGAATTAAAGGGTACTATACTCCTTGCAGAAGAGGGTATTAATGCAACCGTCTCTGGTGAAAGAAACGCGATTGATGAAATATTTGATTTTCTACGTTCTGATTATAGGCTAAGGAACCTTACATGGAAAGAGAGTGCAGCAGAATGTCAACCATTTAGTAAGATGAAGGTAAAGTTAAAAAGAGAGATCGTGAATCTTGGTGTAAGCAATCTTGATATTTCCCTTAGGGGTAAATATGTTGATCCAGAGCATTGGGATGATTTTACTTCTCAACCTGACGTTTTAGTGATAGATACACGAAATGAGTATGAAGTGAAATTAGGCAAGTTTAAAAATGCAATTAATCCACACACACAATGTTTCCGTGAGTTTCCTCAGTGGACAGAGTCATTTTCTGAGAGTAAAGACCTGAAAGTGGCTATGTACTGCACTGGTGGAATTAGATGCGAAAAATCTACAGCATATATGAAAAGCCTTGGATTTAGTGATGTTTACCATCTTAAAGGCGGCATTCTTTCTTACCTCGAAAAAACTCATAATAAAAATGGTAATTGGGAAGGTGAGTGTTTTGTTTTTGATGATAGAATTGCTGTTGATAACTCACTTACTCCAAGCAACACAATAAAATGCATATTCTGCTCAAATCAAGTTTCAACTGATAAACTGAAATCAGTTCCACGTGGCCAGGTGGTTTGTTTCAACTGTAAACTTTAG
- a CDS encoding cysteine desulfurase family protein, with amino-acid sequence MSPFSLENSGCVYADYNATAPISENVKKSIFEVLLKQTLNPSSLHKRGQEARKILQDARDNVRGAIGVSSDKEIVFTSGATEANNLVMRGMKGYLHIISAIEHPSILNSACNPYIIPVNQEGIVDFLELEKILSELKGNKAIVSVMMANNEIGVIQPIEEIAEIAHKFGAICHTDTAQSVGKIKVNMEDLGVDLLTLSAHKFGGVAGSGVLIFNKELAIEPIIIGGGQEKGFRGGTENIVAIAGLSAALQNIPDLLSKMDEVKELRDQLECELLNLASDIRIFGKNSKRLPNTSFIYMPGVKSDVQLMHFDLNYIAVSNGSACSSGKVEPSHVLLAMGATKEQAECSIRISIGPETKPQDIKKIVDCWYNIYKQNTLV; translated from the coding sequence ATGAGTCCATTCTCTTTAGAAAATAGTGGTTGCGTATATGCTGATTACAATGCAACTGCTCCAATTAGTGAAAATGTAAAAAAAAGTATATTTGAGGTCTTGTTAAAACAAACGCTCAATCCATCATCACTACATAAAAGAGGACAAGAAGCGAGGAAGATTCTTCAGGATGCAAGAGATAACGTACGTGGTGCTATTGGCGTCTCAAGTGATAAAGAAATAGTTTTTACGTCTGGTGCAACTGAAGCGAATAACCTTGTTATGAGAGGAATGAAAGGCTACCTGCATATAATTTCAGCTATAGAGCATCCTTCAATTCTTAATTCTGCATGTAATCCATATATAATACCCGTTAATCAGGAGGGCATTGTTGACTTTTTAGAGCTAGAAAAAATTCTAAGCGAACTTAAAGGAAACAAAGCAATAGTTTCAGTTATGATGGCAAATAACGAAATCGGAGTTATTCAACCTATTGAGGAAATAGCTGAAATAGCACACAAATTTGGAGCAATTTGCCACACTGACACTGCTCAAAGTGTTGGGAAAATTAAAGTTAATATGGAAGATTTAGGAGTGGATTTACTCACTTTATCCGCCCATAAATTTGGCGGTGTAGCAGGCAGTGGAGTTTTAATATTCAATAAAGAACTTGCGATAGAACCTATTATAATAGGTGGTGGACAAGAGAAGGGATTTCGTGGTGGTACGGAAAATATTGTTGCAATTGCAGGCCTTTCTGCTGCACTGCAAAATATTCCAGATCTTTTATCAAAAATGGATGAAGTAAAGGAGCTACGCGATCAATTAGAGTGTGAATTATTAAATCTTGCCAGTGACATAAGAATCTTCGGTAAAAACTCTAAGAGGCTGCCAAACACAAGTTTTATTTATATGCCAGGAGTAAAGAGTGATGTGCAGCTCATGCATTTTGACTTGAATTATATTGCAGTTAGTAATGGCTCCGCATGTTCTTCTGGAAAAGTTGAGCCTTCCCATGTTTTGCTTGCAATGGGGGCAACAAAAGAGCAAGCAGAGTGTTCAATTAGAATCAGTATAGGTCCAGAAACTAAACCACAAGACATAAAAAAAATAGTGGATTGTTGGTATAATATCTACAAGCAGAACACCTTGGTATAG
- a CDS encoding alpha/beta hydrolase, translating into MDYCKLFDGNNGHIAYRKLQGKKASIVFFGGFASNMDGTKATAIYKFCQENDIALVLFDYFGHGHSRGDFIDYTISDWQKNCAKVMSELTSDKQIIIGSSMGGWLMLLTALQFPEKIAALIGISSAPDFTEDLIFKQLSGKQKEELDSNGVIDFTSEHCTYKITKNLIEDGRKNLLLNKETIDINCPVRLLHSINDKDVPYQTSLNLAEKIKSTDVEVHLIKSAEHNMSDNHSLEVLFKTIREFLPAKTYR; encoded by the coding sequence ATGGATTATTGTAAATTGTTTGATGGAAATAATGGTCACATAGCATATCGAAAGCTACAAGGAAAGAAAGCTTCTATAGTTTTTTTCGGTGGATTTGCATCTAATATGGATGGAACTAAAGCAACTGCTATTTACAAATTTTGCCAAGAAAACGATATAGCACTTGTACTGTTTGATTATTTTGGTCACGGTCATTCAAGAGGTGATTTCATTGATTACACGATAAGTGATTGGCAAAAAAATTGTGCTAAAGTGATGAGTGAATTAACTAGCGATAAACAAATAATTATAGGTTCAAGTATGGGGGGATGGCTGATGCTGCTCACTGCCCTTCAATTCCCAGAAAAAATTGCAGCATTAATCGGCATATCGTCTGCTCCTGATTTCACTGAAGATTTGATATTCAAGCAATTGTCAGGCAAGCAAAAAGAAGAACTAGATTCTAACGGTGTAATAGATTTCACTTCAGAGCATTGTACATACAAAATAACTAAAAATTTGATCGAAGATGGCAGGAAGAACCTTCTTTTAAATAAAGAGACAATAGATATAAACTGTCCTGTGCGCTTACTGCATAGCATTAATGATAAAGATGTTCCTTATCAAACTTCATTGAATTTAGCTGAAAAAATCAAGTCAACCGATGTTGAAGTACACTTAATAAAATCAGCAGAGCACAACATGTCTGACAATCATTCACTGGAAGTTTTATTTAAGACCATTAGAGAATTTTTGCCAGCAAAAACATATAGGTAA
- a CDS encoding APC family permease, producing MSNKIGFWAIFALVISSQIGSGIFMLPISLAPYGMYSLISWVISGLGAISLALVFALLCAKFPETGGPHVYVKHAFGSAAAFFVGWTYWVISWVSTTAVIVASIGYLTSLFHGDIQNIRLFLEILLFTIITLINLRGVTAAGCVELLLMTVKITALLAIPVTALFFFDRNNFIISEEISSLTMSQVLARSTLLTLWCFIGLESATAPAGSVNDPAKTIPRAIVLGTISVAVIYFINSLSIMGLINGNDLVNSKAPYVDAIKIMFSGNWHLIISIVAFIVCVGSLNAWVLASGQVALGLAEDKLMPQFFAKRNKHGSPFWGITTSSVGTATLLILTSSNNFAKQITSIIDFSVVSFLFVYLACSLAFLRVIVQEKSCYKFLIGSIATTFCCWVIFETSVNTLLIASLFTASGVPLYLFWYRRVSV from the coding sequence GTGTCAAACAAAATAGGTTTTTGGGCTATTTTTGCCTTAGTGATTAGCAGCCAAATTGGCTCTGGAATTTTTATGCTTCCAATTAGCCTTGCTCCATATGGCATGTATAGCCTTATAAGCTGGGTGATATCAGGGCTTGGTGCTATATCTCTTGCTTTGGTTTTTGCCTTACTCTGCGCAAAATTTCCAGAAACCGGTGGCCCTCACGTTTATGTAAAGCATGCTTTTGGCTCTGCTGCAGCTTTCTTTGTTGGTTGGACATATTGGGTGATTTCATGGGTTAGCACGACAGCAGTAATCGTTGCAAGTATTGGCTATCTTACTTCGCTTTTTCATGGAGATATTCAAAATATACGCTTATTTTTAGAAATACTATTATTTACGATCATTACACTAATAAATTTAAGAGGTGTCACTGCTGCTGGATGTGTTGAGCTTTTATTGATGACTGTCAAAATTACCGCACTGCTTGCTATACCAGTAACAGCGTTGTTTTTCTTTGATAGGAATAATTTTATCATAAGTGAGGAAATATCAAGCCTCACGATGTCTCAAGTCCTTGCTCGCTCTACACTACTCACTCTATGGTGTTTTATTGGACTTGAATCAGCGACAGCACCTGCAGGATCAGTCAACGATCCAGCAAAGACTATACCAAGAGCCATAGTACTTGGCACAATCTCTGTTGCAGTTATATATTTCATTAATAGTCTTTCAATCATGGGATTGATAAACGGCAATGATCTAGTTAATTCAAAAGCGCCGTATGTTGACGCAATAAAAATTATGTTTTCAGGTAATTGGCATTTGATCATTTCTATTGTTGCTTTTATTGTTTGTGTTGGCAGTTTAAATGCTTGGGTACTAGCTAGTGGACAAGTGGCCCTTGGCCTTGCAGAAGATAAACTGATGCCACAGTTCTTTGCTAAAAGAAACAAGCACGGTTCTCCTTTCTGGGGCATAACAACTAGCTCAGTTGGAACTGCAACTTTACTAATCCTCACTTCAAGCAACAATTTTGCTAAGCAGATCACATCAATTATCGACTTTTCTGTAGTTTCATTTTTATTTGTTTACCTTGCATGCAGTCTTGCTTTTCTCAGAGTTATTGTGCAAGAAAAGAGTTGTTACAAATTTTTAATTGGCAGTATAGCAACAACCTTTTGCTGCTGGGTAATATTTGAAACTTCTGTGAATACCTTGCTGATCGCAAGCTTATTCACCGCAAGTGGCGTACCTCTTTATTTATTTTGGTATCGCAGAGTTTCTGTATAG